The proteins below are encoded in one region of Paralysiella testudinis:
- a CDS encoding DUF3418 domain-containing protein — protein MPQPDLNQTLSKDRHFLQQALRNPKRFGGAEVVQQKYQKSHQAYLQRLANLPQPHYDNTLPVHERREDIKRAIAQNQVVIICGETGSGKTTQLPKICLELGRGVAGLIGHTQPRRLAARSVAERIAEELNSDIGSIVGYKVRFNDNTSRDAHIKLMTDGILLAETQTDRFLSAYDTIIIDEAHERSLNIDFLLGYLKQLLPRRPDLKVIITSATIDAERFSRHFAPAGVPAKIVSGSPNPAKRPSENAVGRVLESDKSRSDGINPVSDTGIQPTTLPETPAQGAPVLEVSGRTYPVEIRYRPLAETDEDEAEIDMPDAIVDAADELARLGNGDILVFLPGEREIREAAEALRKSPLRRNDEILPLFARLSNAEQHKIFHPGGGKRRIVLATNVAETSLTVPGIRYVIDTGLARVKRYSARAKVEQLHVENISQAAARQRAGRCGRVAAGVCIRLYAEDDFAQRPEFTDPEIIRSNLAAVILRMAALKLGDVAAFPFLEAPDARYINDGFQVLLELGAVNERNQLTKIGEHMARLPVDPKVSRMLLAAQKHDCMAEMLVIVAALSIQDPRERPLEAREAANKAHERFTDKQSDFLAYLNIWDSFQRERERGLSNKQLVQWCHQYFLSHLRMREWRELHQQLAQIAIELGLVTKENAFRQPQATAQLKSSERSGDQDLSAKIKQQQLDKKQHRAHIRQAKEAGYEQIHRALITGLVANVGLKSPEGHDYLGARGSHFHLFPASALFKSKPKWVMAAELTETTRLYARDVASIEPEWIEQEAPHLVKYHYFEPHWSQKRGEVVASERVTFYGLTVLPRRPVAYGKVAPEEARELFIRGALVAQEADIQAAFFAHNKKLIKDIAALEHKSRKQDVLVDEEALFDFYNQRLPENYMPSESENNVGRMLESDKTHATHQGRLKSGKPSDSKIRPTPKTPQPLADLRTFQAWLKQAEQANPRLLFLSRDDLMQHAAAHVTEAQFPPHWQNADGKFKLSYRFEPHHPLDGVTLTIPLPVLNRLNPAALEWLVPGMIREKLQLLIKALPKQIRRICVPVPDFITRFLAGNPDQNAPIQPQLAQAIAKSAGDMRLLEQIDMAAWQAFRLPEHSYFNIRVIDDGGQELAMGRNLIELQNQLGQAAAVTFRDNSSDFERDNLTNWDIGKLPEKIQFARGKQQLTGYLGLQQQKNGSIALRLFDTPEAAAAAHRQGSIALMALQLKEQVKDLNKGLPDFTPTAMLLKHLGVENLREDITAAVLDRALMGEDTPPRDEKAFKEQIKRARSRLPAVKEALNRYLLATAQAYSELNSKIGRHPLAHTLRHQLEALIYPGFAHTTPWQQWPRLPIYLQAMQKRMEKYSPNPARDQAREADVQELLAMWQEKVDALLKQNQPPSDGLMGFRWQIEELRVSLFAQELKTPMPVSLKRLMKEWEKIER, from the coding sequence ATGCCCCAGCCCGATTTAAACCAAACCCTCAGCAAAGACCGCCATTTTCTGCAACAAGCCCTGCGCAATCCCAAGCGTTTCGGCGGGGCGGAGGTGGTGCAGCAGAAATACCAAAAATCCCACCAAGCCTATTTGCAGCGGCTGGCCAATTTGCCGCAGCCGCATTACGACAACACCTTGCCGGTGCACGAGCGGCGTGAAGACATCAAGCGGGCGATTGCACAAAACCAGGTGGTGATTATCTGCGGCGAAACCGGCTCGGGCAAAACCACGCAATTGCCGAAAATCTGCTTGGAATTGGGGCGCGGGGTGGCGGGGTTGATTGGGCACACGCAGCCGCGCCGTTTGGCCGCGCGCTCGGTGGCCGAGCGCATTGCCGAAGAATTGAACAGCGACATCGGCAGCATTGTGGGCTATAAAGTGCGCTTTAACGACAACACCTCGCGCGATGCCCATATCAAGCTGATGACCGACGGCATTTTACTGGCCGAAACCCAAACCGACCGCTTTCTGAGCGCCTACGACACCATCATCATCGATGAAGCGCACGAGCGCAGCCTGAATATTGATTTTCTTTTAGGCTACCTGAAACAATTGCTGCCGCGCCGCCCCGATTTAAAAGTGATTATTACCTCGGCCACTATTGATGCCGAGCGTTTCAGCCGCCACTTTGCGCCTGCGGGTGTGCCTGCCAAAATCGTTTCAGGTAGCCCTAATCCAGCGAAAAGGCCGTCTGAAAATGCTGTAGGTCGGGTTCTTGAATCCGACAAATCCCGTTCAGACGGCATCAATCCCGTGTCGGATACCGGTATCCAACCCACAACGCTACCTGAAACACCCGCTCAAGGCGCGCCGGTGCTGGAAGTCTCCGGCCGCACTTATCCGGTGGAAATCCGCTACCGCCCGCTGGCCGAAACCGATGAAGACGAAGCCGAAATCGACATGCCCGATGCGATTGTCGACGCCGCCGACGAGCTGGCGCGGCTGGGCAACGGCGATATTTTGGTGTTTCTGCCGGGCGAGCGCGAAATCCGCGAAGCCGCCGAAGCGCTGCGCAAATCGCCGCTGCGGCGCAACGATGAAATCCTGCCGTTGTTTGCGCGTTTGTCTAACGCCGAGCAGCACAAAATTTTCCACCCCGGCGGCGGCAAACGGCGCATTGTGCTGGCCACCAATGTGGCCGAAACCTCGCTCACCGTGCCCGGCATCCGCTATGTGATCGACACCGGCTTGGCGCGGGTGAAGCGCTATTCCGCCCGCGCCAAAGTGGAGCAGCTGCATGTGGAAAACATCTCCCAAGCCGCCGCGCGCCAGCGTGCCGGGCGTTGCGGCCGTGTGGCGGCGGGCGTGTGCATTCGTTTGTATGCGGAAGACGATTTTGCCCAGCGCCCCGAATTTACCGACCCCGAAATCATCCGCAGCAATCTGGCGGCGGTGATTTTGCGCATGGCGGCGCTGAAATTGGGCGATGTGGCCGCGTTTCCGTTTTTAGAAGCGCCCGATGCCCGCTATATTAATGACGGCTTTCAAGTGCTGCTGGAATTGGGCGCGGTAAACGAGCGCAACCAGCTCACCAAAATCGGCGAACACATGGCGCGCCTGCCGGTAGACCCGAAAGTAAGCCGCATGTTGTTGGCGGCACAAAAACACGATTGCATGGCCGAAATGCTGGTGATTGTGGCCGCGCTCTCCATTCAAGACCCGCGCGAACGCCCGCTGGAAGCACGCGAAGCCGCCAACAAAGCGCACGAACGCTTTACCGACAAACAATCCGATTTTCTGGCTTATTTGAATATTTGGGATTCTTTCCAGCGCGAACGCGAGCGCGGCCTGAGCAACAAACAATTGGTGCAATGGTGCCACCAATATTTTCTCTCTCACTTGCGCATGCGCGAATGGCGCGAGCTGCACCAGCAATTGGCGCAGATTGCCATCGAGCTGGGCTTGGTGACCAAAGAAAATGCCTTCAGGCAGCCTCAAGCCACCGCGCAACTGAAGTCGTCTGAACGCAGCGGCGACCAAGATTTATCCGCCAAAATCAAGCAGCAGCAATTGGATAAAAAACAGCACCGCGCCCACATCCGCCAAGCCAAAGAAGCGGGCTACGAGCAAATCCACCGCGCCCTGATTACCGGGCTGGTGGCCAATGTCGGCCTTAAATCGCCCGAAGGCCACGACTATCTGGGCGCGCGCGGCAGCCATTTCCACCTCTTCCCCGCTTCGGCCTTGTTTAAAAGCAAACCCAAATGGGTGATGGCCGCCGAGCTCACCGAAACCACCCGCCTCTACGCCCGCGACGTGGCCAGCATCGAGCCGGAATGGATAGAGCAAGAAGCGCCGCATCTGGTGAAATACCATTATTTCGAGCCGCATTGGTCGCAAAAGCGCGGCGAAGTGGTGGCCAGCGAACGCGTTACCTTCTACGGCCTCACCGTGCTGCCGCGCCGCCCTGTGGCCTACGGCAAAGTGGCGCCCGAAGAAGCGCGCGAGCTGTTTATCCGCGGCGCATTGGTGGCGCAAGAAGCCGATATCCAGGCCGCCTTTTTTGCCCACAACAAAAAGCTGATTAAAGACATCGCCGCGCTGGAACACAAATCGCGCAAACAAGACGTGCTGGTAGACGAAGAAGCCCTGTTTGATTTCTACAATCAAAGGCTGCCTGAAAACTATATGCCGTCTGAAAGCGAAAACAACGTAGGTCGGATGCTTGAATCCGACAAAACCCATGCTACCCATCAAGGCCGTCTGAAAAGCGGAAAACCATCGGATTCAAAAATCCGACCCACACCTAAAACCCCGCAACCCCTAGCCGACCTGCGCACCTTCCAAGCCTGGCTCAAACAAGCCGAGCAAGCGAACCCGCGCCTGCTCTTCCTCAGCCGCGACGACCTCATGCAGCACGCCGCCGCCCACGTTACCGAAGCGCAATTTCCGCCGCACTGGCAAAATGCCGACGGCAAATTCAAGCTCAGCTACCGCTTCGAGCCGCACCACCCGCTGGATGGCGTCACCCTCACCATCCCGCTGCCTGTGCTCAACCGCCTCAATCCCGCCGCGCTCGAATGGCTGGTGCCCGGCATGATACGCGAAAAATTGCAGCTTTTAATCAAAGCCCTGCCCAAGCAAATCCGCCGCATCTGCGTGCCCGTGCCCGACTTTATCACCCGCTTCTTGGCCGGCAATCCCGACCAAAACGCCCCGATTCAGCCGCAGCTTGCCCAAGCCATCGCCAAAAGCGCCGGCGATATGCGCCTGCTCGAACAAATCGACATGGCCGCCTGGCAAGCCTTCAGGCTGCCTGAACACAGCTATTTCAACATCCGCGTGATTGACGACGGCGGCCAAGAGCTGGCCATGGGGCGCAACCTAATCGAGCTGCAAAACCAGCTCGGCCAAGCCGCCGCCGTTACCTTTCGCGACAACAGCAGCGATTTTGAGCGCGACAACCTCACCAATTGGGACATCGGCAAACTGCCCGAAAAAATCCAATTCGCCCGCGGCAAACAGCAGCTCACCGGCTACCTCGGCCTGCAACAGCAAAAAAACGGCAGCATTGCCCTGCGCCTGTTCGACACCCCCGAAGCCGCCGCAGCCGCCCACCGCCAAGGCAGCATCGCCCTTATGGCCTTGCAGCTCAAAGAGCAAGTGAAAGACCTTAACAAAGGCCTGCCCGACTTCACCCCAACCGCCATGCTGCTCAAACACCTAGGCGTAGAAAACCTGCGCGAAGACATCACCGCCGCCGTGCTCGACCGTGCCCTCATGGGCGAAGACACCCCGCCGCGCGACGAAAAAGCCTTTAAAGAACAAATCAAACGCGCCCGCAGCCGCCTGCCCGCCGTAAAAGAAGCCCTCAACCGCTACCTGCTCGCCACCGCGCAAGCCTATAGCGAACTCAACAGCAAAATCGGCCGCCACCCGCTCGCCCACACCCTGCGCCACCAACTCGAAGCCCTGATTTACCCCGGCTTCGCCCACACCACCCCTTGGCAACAATGGCCGCGCCTGCCCATCTACCTGCAAGCCATGCAAAAACGCATGGAAAAATACAGCCCCAACCCCGCTCGCGACCAAGCCCGCGAAGCCGACGTACAAGAACTGCTGGCGATGTGGCAGGAAAAAGTAGATGCCTTGCTAAAACAAAACCAACCCCCTTCAGACGGCCTGATGGGGTTTAGATGGCAGATTGAAGAATTAAGGGTGTCGCTGTTTGCGCAGGAGTTGAAAACACCGATGCCGGTGTCGCTAAAGAGGTTGATGAAGGAATGGGAGAAAATTGAGAGATAA
- a CDS encoding adenine-specific methyltransferase EcoRI family protein, with protein sequence MSGNTSLHAASRAKNDEFYTQLDDIEKELRHYKHHFKDKTVYCNCDDPRVSNFFHYFSYQFETLGLKKLIATCYKSQSTDLFSENNSEQAVYLVYEGDQNGNRTPDLNEIAVNPLKGDGDFRSEECIELLKQADIVVTNPPFSLFREYVVQLMEYGKKFLIIGNHNAITYKEIFPLIKENKLWLGNHGGDMKFKVPAHDEPRRTRYWQDETGQKWRSMGNTYWFTNLDHAKRHESLILYKSYTPEEYPHYDNYNAIEVSKVAEIPCDFDGVMGVPITFLDKYNPDQFEIIGMGEDNGTGHSGGVWLGGSKSCLVSEKAKFKRIFIAKTKSTLKAE encoded by the coding sequence ATGTCGGGCAACACTTCCCTCCACGCCGCCAGCCGTGCCAAAAACGATGAATTTTATACCCAGCTCGATGATATAGAAAAAGAGCTGCGGCATTACAAACATCATTTCAAAGACAAGACCGTTTATTGCAATTGCGATGACCCGCGAGTCAGTAATTTCTTTCATTATTTTTCATATCAGTTTGAAACACTGGGCTTGAAAAAACTGATTGCCACTTGCTACAAAAGTCAGTCAACCGATTTATTCAGTGAAAATAACAGCGAACAAGCAGTTTATTTGGTTTATGAAGGCGACCAAAACGGCAACCGCACTCCTGATTTAAATGAAATAGCAGTCAATCCGCTAAAAGGAGATGGTGATTTCCGAAGCGAAGAATGTATCGAACTTCTGAAACAAGCCGATATTGTCGTGACCAACCCGCCGTTTTCGCTGTTTAGGGAATATGTGGTGCAATTGATGGAATATGGTAAAAAATTTTTGATTATCGGCAATCATAACGCCATTACTTACAAAGAAATATTCCCCTTAATAAAAGAAAATAAATTATGGCTCGGTAATCACGGCGGCGATATGAAATTCAAAGTGCCCGCGCATGACGAACCGCGCCGAACCCGCTACTGGCAGGATGAAACAGGGCAAAAGTGGCGCAGTATGGGCAATACTTATTGGTTTACCAATTTAGACCATGCCAAACGTCATGAGAGCCTGATTTTATATAAAAGCTACACGCCCGAAGAATATCCGCATTACGATAATTACAATGCTATTGAAGTGAGCAAAGTGGCAGAAATTCCTTGTGATTTTGATGGCGTGATGGGAGTCCCGATTACTTTTTTGGATAAATATAATCCCGATCAATTTGAGATTATTGGAATGGGTGAGGATAACGGAACCGGACACTCTGGTGGTGTATGGCTCGGAGGGTCAAAATCCTGCCTAGTTTCTGAAAAAGCAAAATTTAAAAGAATTTTTATTGCAAAAACTAAATCCACTTTGAAGGCTGAATGA
- a CDS encoding GmrSD restriction endonuclease domain-containing protein, translating into MKIQLKQITIRELVADYQDSQETGVRAYGGKLDVRPPYQREFVYKDKQRDAVIETVRQGFPLNVMYWAVRDDGTFEVIDGQQRTISLCQYVNGDFSYLMRYFHNMQPDEKNAILDYELMVYVCEGGPSEKLKWFETINIAGEKLTAQELRNAVYAGTWLADAKRYFSKNGCAAYQIGQDYVSGSPIRQDFLETALSWISDGSIEAYMAKHQNDADALELWQYFQSVITWINAKFHVKRKKFMKGVAWGNLYNRFKTEMLDKDVLETEIAALMADDEVINKKGIYFYVLTREEKHLNIRAFSDSMKQKLFEKQKGVCPMCKETFAIEQMEADHITPWSEGGKTTEENGQMLCKNCNRRKSDK; encoded by the coding sequence ATGAAAATCCAACTCAAACAAATCACCATACGGGAATTGGTTGCAGATTATCAAGACAGCCAAGAAACCGGGGTTCGTGCTTATGGCGGAAAGCTGGATGTGCGCCCGCCTTATCAGCGTGAATTTGTTTATAAAGACAAACAGCGTGATGCGGTGATTGAAACCGTGCGGCAAGGTTTTCCGCTGAACGTGATGTATTGGGCGGTGCGCGATGACGGCACATTTGAAGTGATTGACGGGCAGCAGCGTACCATTTCACTGTGCCAATACGTGAATGGTGATTTTTCTTATCTGATGCGCTATTTCCACAATATGCAGCCTGATGAAAAAAACGCTATTTTGGATTATGAGCTGATGGTGTATGTGTGTGAGGGCGGACCCAGTGAAAAATTAAAATGGTTTGAAACGATTAATATTGCGGGCGAAAAACTGACTGCGCAAGAATTAAGAAATGCTGTTTATGCCGGCACTTGGCTGGCGGATGCCAAAAGATATTTCAGTAAAAACGGCTGCGCCGCTTATCAAATCGGTCAAGATTATGTTTCAGGTAGCCCTATTCGCCAAGATTTTTTGGAAACAGCATTAAGTTGGATTTCAGACGGCTCAATTGAAGCCTATATGGCGAAACATCAAAATGATGCTGATGCTTTGGAGCTTTGGCAATATTTTCAATCTGTCATCACTTGGATTAACGCGAAATTCCACGTTAAACGCAAAAAATTTATGAAAGGTGTGGCTTGGGGCAATCTTTATAACCGATTTAAAACCGAAATGCTGGATAAAGATGTATTGGAAACCGAAATCGCTGCTTTAATGGCTGATGATGAAGTGATAAATAAAAAAGGCATTTATTTTTATGTGCTGACACGTGAAGAAAAGCATCTGAATATACGTGCTTTTTCAGACAGCATGAAGCAAAAACTATTTGAAAAACAAAAAGGTGTTTGCCCAATGTGTAAAGAAACCTTTGCCATCGAACAAATGGAAGCCGACCACATCACACCGTGGAGTGAAGGCGGCAAAACCACCGAAGAAAACGGCCAAATGCTGTGTAAAAACTGTAACCGCAGAAAATCGGATAAATAA